In a genomic window of Styela clava chromosome 7, kaStyClav1.hap1.2, whole genome shotgun sequence:
- the LOC120327675 gene encoding uncharacterized protein LOC120327675 — protein sequence MDYSSAVSNQNMQQGKRPRSLVAEVSADLDVKKFLNILSSSESTKKYVEHLTALYESRPRLWLLSFRQLDPGNENISKRDDFLRENVNILTSQNVNIRFLPPTKPPTRVSLKDVPDEAKKQLVWDTLIKTGCGKVRHINKQFHRGTTLYNGYVAAWIDDFDRTKFPPFININGYRCKTYLPSELYNPTCINCLELGHSARNCTATRKCRQCHQEGHIKAECPLNNKSDQETIQSWLKNTTVTKIEKQNKTNKTETSIAVPQTSQNVSLDEASSKSNDTAVIIDVESKETKDWSLSPDINKDPPSSPPPIVSRKPRLKDTSTIGNTPFRIRNLGGSCFNKNPPVYELNSYSSVFSDLPQISSAPACLEAEDLALSSSDSDESDKPTITRSPNRKKRGRNKTGSSSTSSAAPPTTKKEK from the coding sequence ATGGATTACTCATCAGCGGTCTCTAACCAAAACATGCAACAGGGAAAACGACCTCGATCGTTGGTCGCTGAGGTAAGCGCAGATCTAGACGTTAAAAAATTCCTAAACATTTTGTCAAGCTCGGAATCCACAAAAAAGTATGTAGAACATTTGACAGCCTTGTATGAGTCACGTCCTCGCCTATGGCTACTATCATTCAGGCAACTAGATCCAGGAAATGAAAACATTTCGAAACGAGACGACTTCCTAAGGgaaaatgtaaacattttaaCATCGCAAAATGTAAACATTCGCTTTCTACCGCCGACGAAACCGCCGACGCGAGTAAGCTTAAAAGACGTTCCCGATGAAGCGAAAAAGCAATTAGTCTGGGACACACTAATTAAAACCGGCTGTGGCAAAGTGCGACACATAAACAAACAATTCCATCGGGGTACGACGCTATACAACGGCTACGTCGCTGCGTGGATAGACGATTTCGACCGTACTAAATTTCCGCCATTCATAAACATCAACGGATATAGATGCAAGACATACTTGCCCTCGGAATTGTACAACCCCACTTGTATTAATTGCCTCGAACTGGGCCATAGTGCAAGAAATTGCACCGCGACCAGAAAATGCCGACAATGCCATCAAGAAGGGCATATCAAAGCAGAATGTCCCTTAAATAATAAATCTGACCAGGAGACCATTCAATCGTGGCTAAAAAATACCACCGTCACAAAAatcgaaaaacaaaacaaaacaaacaaaaccgaAACATCAATCGCAGTTCCCCAAACCTCACAAAACGTCTCTCTAGACGAAGCCTCATCAAAAAGCAATGACACAGCAGTAATCATCGACGTAGAGAGCAAAGAGACGAAAGATTGGTCTCTAAGTCCTGACATTAACAAAGACCCGCCTTCGAGTCCACCTCCCATTGTGTCGCGGAAACCCAGGTTGAAAGACACTTCAACAATTGGAAACACTCCTTTCCGTATAAGGAATCTTGGAGGCTCgtgttttaataaaaatccGCCCGTCTATGAATTAAATTCATACTCTTCAGTCTTTTCTGACCTTCCACAGATTTCATCAGCGCCAGCATGCCTCGAAGCAGAGGACCTAGCCCTCTCTTCATCAGACTCTGACGAGTCGGACAAGCCGACCATAACCCGATCGCCAAATCGTAAAAAAAGGGGGAGAAACAAAACAGGATCCTCCTCGACCTCCTCCGCGGCCCCACCAACGACCAAAAAAGAAAAGTAA